The genome window GCTCGCGCAACGATCAGGTGGCGCTCGACTTCCGCCTCTGGGTGAAGGAAGAGCTTGAGAAGACCGAAAGGATGCTGACCGGCCTGATCGCCGCCTTCCTCGACCGCGCCGAGGAACATGCCGAAAGCGTAATGCCGGGCTTCACCCATCTGCAGACTGCCCAGCCCGTCACCTTCGGCCATCATTGCATGGCCTATGTCGAAATGTTCGGCCGTGACCGCTCACGCGTGCGCCACGCCATCGAGCATCTGGACGAAAGCCCGATCGGTGCTGCCGCCCTTGCCGGCACCGGCTATCCGATCGACCGCCATATGACCGCCAAGGCGCTGGGTTTCCGCGAGCCGACGCGCAACTCCATCGATACGGTCTCCGACCGCGACTTCGCCATCGAGTTCCTGTCGATCGCGGCGATAACAGGCATGCACCTGTCGCGCCTGGCGGAAGAGATCGTCATCTGGTCGACCCCGCAATTCGGTTTCGTCCGTCTCTCCGACGCCTTCTCCACAGGCTCCTCGATCATGCCGCAGAAGAAGAATCCGGATGCCGCCGAACTGGTGCGCGCCAAGACCGGCCGCATCAACGGCTCGCTGGTGGCGCTGCTGACGATCATGAAGGGGCTGCCGCTCGCCTATTCCAAGGACATGCAGGAAGACAAGGAACAGGTCTTTGACGCGGCCGAGAGCCTGGAACTGGCAATCGCCGCCATGACCGGCATGGTGCGCGACATGACCATCAACACCGCGCGCATGAAGGCGGCGGCCGGCTCCGGCTTTTCGACGGCGACCGATCTTGCCGACTGGCTGGTGCG of Rhizobium sp. BT04 contains these proteins:
- the argH gene encoding argininosuccinate lyase; the encoded protein is MAENNTDTKSSNQMWGGRFASGPDAIMEEINASIGFDKKLFAQDIRGSIAHATMLAHQAIISSDDKDKIVHGLNTILSEIESGNFEFSRRLEDIHMNIEARLATLIGPAAGRLHTARSRNDQVALDFRLWVKEELEKTERMLTGLIAAFLDRAEEHAESVMPGFTHLQTAQPVTFGHHCMAYVEMFGRDRSRVRHAIEHLDESPIGAAALAGTGYPIDRHMTAKALGFREPTRNSIDTVSDRDFAIEFLSIAAITGMHLSRLAEEIVIWSTPQFGFVRLSDAFSTGSSIMPQKKNPDAAELVRAKTGRINGSLVALLTIMKGLPLAYSKDMQEDKEQVFDAAESLELAIAAMTGMVRDMTINTARMKAAAGSGFSTATDLADWLVREAGLPFRDAHHVTGRAVALAESKGCDLAELPLSDLQAIHPDITDKVYDVLTVEASVASRKSFGGTAPSEVRRQIAFWRARN